A DNA window from Panthera tigris isolate Pti1 chromosome X, P.tigris_Pti1_mat1.1, whole genome shotgun sequence contains the following coding sequences:
- the CLIC2 gene encoding chloride intracellular channel protein 2 isoform X2 — MADPEIELFVKAGSDGESIGNCPFCQRLFMILWLKGVKFNVTTVDMTRYPHLSPKNKESFDVGCNLFAKFSAYIKNTQKEANKNFEKSLLREFKRLDDYLNTPLLDEIDPDSAEELTVSRRLFLDGDQLTLADCSLLPKLNIIKVAAKKYRDFDIPAEFSGVWRYLHNAYAREEFIHTCPEDKEIENTYASVAKQKS, encoded by the exons ATGGCAGACCCTGAAATCGAGCTTTTCGTGAAG GCTGGAAGTGATGGGGAGAGTATTGGAAACTGTCCCTTTTGCCAACGCCTTTTTATGATCCTCTGGCTTAAAGGAGTTAAATTCAATGTAACTACTGTTGACATGACCAG GTATCCTCACCTGAGTCCCAAGAACAAGGAGTCCTTCGATGTGGGCTGTAACCTCTTTGCCAAGTTTTCTGCATACATTAAGAATacacaaaaagaagcaaataaga ATTTTGAAAAATCTCTGCTCAGAGAATTTAAACGTCTGGATGACTACTTAAACACCCCGCTTCTGGATGAAATTGATCCAGACAGTGCTGAGGAACTCACAGTTTCCAGAAGATTGTTCTTGGATGGGGACCAGCTGACACTGGCTGACTGCAGCTTGTTACCCAAACTGAACATTATTAAA GTTGCTGCCAAGAAATACCGTGACTTTGACATTCCAGCAGAATTCTCAGGAGTCTGGCGCTATCTTCACAATGCCTATGCCCGTGAAGAATTTATCCACACATGTCCTgaagacaaagaaattgaaaatacctACGCAAGTGTGGCTAAACAGAAGAGTTAA
- the CLIC2 gene encoding chloride intracellular channel protein 2 isoform X1 produces MADPEIELFVKAGSDGESIGNCPFCQRLFMILWLKGVKFNVTTVDMTRKPEELKDLAPGTNPPFLVYNKELKTDFIKIEEFLEQTLAPPRYPHLSPKNKESFDVGCNLFAKFSAYIKNTQKEANKNFEKSLLREFKRLDDYLNTPLLDEIDPDSAEELTVSRRLFLDGDQLTLADCSLLPKLNIIKVAAKKYRDFDIPAEFSGVWRYLHNAYAREEFIHTCPEDKEIENTYASVAKQKS; encoded by the exons ATGGCAGACCCTGAAATCGAGCTTTTCGTGAAG GCTGGAAGTGATGGGGAGAGTATTGGAAACTGTCCCTTTTGCCAACGCCTTTTTATGATCCTCTGGCTTAAAGGAGTTAAATTCAATGTAACTACTGTTGACATGACCAG AAAGCCTGAAGAGCTGAAAGACTTAGCCCCAGGCACCAATCCTCCCTTCCTGGTGTATAACAAGGAGTTGAAAacagacttcattaaaattgagGAGTTTCTAGAGCAGACACTGGCTCCTCCAAG GTATCCTCACCTGAGTCCCAAGAACAAGGAGTCCTTCGATGTGGGCTGTAACCTCTTTGCCAAGTTTTCTGCATACATTAAGAATacacaaaaagaagcaaataaga ATTTTGAAAAATCTCTGCTCAGAGAATTTAAACGTCTGGATGACTACTTAAACACCCCGCTTCTGGATGAAATTGATCCAGACAGTGCTGAGGAACTCACAGTTTCCAGAAGATTGTTCTTGGATGGGGACCAGCTGACACTGGCTGACTGCAGCTTGTTACCCAAACTGAACATTATTAAA GTTGCTGCCAAGAAATACCGTGACTTTGACATTCCAGCAGAATTCTCAGGAGTCTGGCGCTATCTTCACAATGCCTATGCCCGTGAAGAATTTATCCACACATGTCCTgaagacaaagaaattgaaaatacctACGCAAGTGTGGCTAAACAGAAGAGTTAA